The sequence below is a genomic window from Microbulbifer hydrolyticus.
CAGCGCTGGTTTCCCGGAAGTGCCGCCGCGGAAGTGGCGCCGGTGGACCGCGCGCGTCTGGGTGAATTATTGGCGCGCTTTGTCGGCGAAGACGCGGCAGAGCGCGCGTTGGCGCCGCTACAGGAAAACCCTGAAGCGCAAAGACCGCGCGCCTCGGCGGAACACTATCGCGATGCAGTGGAAAAGATCCTCGCGGGTATCGTCGGCAGCACCAGTGCGCGCCGCCTGGTGCGCCAACAGGGCGAGCCGGAAGTCACCGCGCAGCAACTGGAGCAGGCGTCGGACATTTATCAGTTCGGCCGCGGCCTGTTGCAGAGCAGTATCGACAATATCGACCAGGGCATCTCGGTGGTGGATGCCAACCTCAACCTGGTCGCCTGGAACCGGCGCTATCTGGAGCTGTTCCACTACCCTGCGGAAATGATTTATGTGGGTCGCCCGGTAGCGGAGCTGGTGCGCTACAACGCCAGTCGCGGCGAGTGTGGCCCCGGCGTGGTGGAAGACCATGTAAACAAGCGGGTGGAGCACCTGCGCAACGGCACCGCCTACCGGGTGCAGCGCCACCGAACCGACGGTACGGTGCTGGAGATCCGTGGCAATCCTCTCCCCGGTGGCGGCTTCGTGACCACCTATACGGATGTCTCCGATTACCAGCGCGCACTGGCGGAGCTGACCGATATCCGCAATTCTCTCGAGCACAAGGTGGCTCACCGTACCGCCGAGCTGGAAAGTGTCAACGACGAGCTGCAGACGCTGAACCACGAGCTGCAGGAGGCCAGTGCCGGCAAGACACGCTTCCTCGCCGCCGCCAGCCACGACCTGGTGCAGCCGCTGAACGCCAGCCGACTGTTTATCGACGCCCTTGCCGCCCACGCCCTCGAAGACGGCAGCCGCCAGCTACTCACCCGTGCTGACAGTGCCCTGGCCGCCGCCGAGCAGCTGATCACCGACATGCTGCAGATTGCGCGAATGGATGCCGGTGATATCAAGCCCAGTTTCGCACCGGTTTCCCTCGACAGTATTCTCGACGATGCCGTCGCCCAGGCGCGCCTTGCCGCCGAGGCCCGCGGTATCCGGTTGCGCTACCGCCGCAGCCACCTGTGGGTGCAGAGCGATGAAAGAATGCTGCGGCGGGTGGTGCAGAACCTGCTGGATAACGCGGTGAAATATACCCGCGAGGGCGGGGTGCTGATCGGGGCCCGCCGCAAGGGCAGCGGCGTTTCCCTGGAGGTGTGGGACACCGGTGAGGGCATTGCGCGGGACCAGCAGCAGGCGATATTCCGCGAGTTCTGCAGGCTCACGCCGAAAGATTCCAGCGGCCAGCGCCAGCACGGATACGGGCTGGGTCTCGCTACCGTCGAGCGGCTGTGTCGCCTGCTGAACGCACCGATCGGGCTGTCTTCGGTGCCAGGGGTCGGGAGCGTGTTCCGGGTGCGCCTGCCGCGAGCGGCCGCGCGTGTGAATACCTTGCGCCCTGCGGTGAGCGCTGCTGGTCGCGGTGCCGCATTGAATCTTGAGGTTCTGTGTGTGGACAACGAGCCCTCGATCCTCGAGGCGATGGCGGCACTGCTCAGTGGCTGGGGTTGCACCGTGCACTGTGCGCAGAATCGTGAACAGGCACTGGCGGCCGGCGAGCCGGACCTGCTGTTGATGGACTTCCACCTGGACGATGGCGACAACGGCATCGACCTGGCCGCGGACCTGCGGGCGCAGTGGCACAGCGATGTGCCCTGCGTGATCATTTCCGCGGAGAACACCAACACGGTCAAGACCCGCGCGCAGGATGCCGGTTGGCAGTTCCTGCAGAAACCACTGCGCCCGGCGGCGCTGCGCGCGCTGTTGCAGCAGAGTCTGCGGCGCACGTCCGCTGCGACCAAGGTCGTATAGGCAGGGGGCGCCCGTGCGCGCAGTCTGAACGGTAATATCCGGAATAATAAAAAGTGGTATCAGAGCAATGAAAAAATACCTGTTGGAAATCCTTATGTTCAGCGCCTATGCGCTGTTCGCGGCGAGCTGGGTATCCGGTGCAATCCTGACCCCGGCGATCCAGGCGTCCTTCGGCGAGGAGGGCTTCGCCAATGCCACCTGGGGCAGCAATGTCATCACCATCGCCAAGATCGTGGGTAACCTGGCCGCCGCGGCCCTGCTGGTCCGCCTCGGCGCCAAGCGCGCTTTCGTCCTCGCCATCATCCTGATTGCCGCCGGTGGCCTGGGTGCCCTCGCCGGCAGCTACGGCGGCTGGCTGCTGTCGCGCCTGGCGCTGGGACTCGGTGGTGCATTGGCGATTGTCTACTTCGCACCGGTGGTGATGCACTACTTCTCCGCTGAGGAGCGTCCGCTGATCAACGGTATCAACGCCGCCGCGTTCAATACCGGCAACCTGCTCGCGTTGCTTTCCACCACAACCCTGCTCGCCTGGCTGGGTAGCTGGCAGTCGGTGATGGTGTTGTACGGGGTAATGGTGCTGGCGCTCGGCGTGCTGTGGTGGCTGAGTGCAGAAAACTTCTCCCTGTCCGGTGGTGGCAGCAAAGAAGAGGAAAACTACGGGTTCAAGCAGGGCATCAAGGAAAGTTTCAACTGGTGGCTGCCGTTGGCCTACTGTGGTGTTCTGTTCTGCTATATCTCGGTCTTTGCCCTGTTCCCGCTCATCGACGGCTTCGCAGTGGCGAGCAGCCACCTCTCTGCGGTGATGATTGCCGCGGGTATGGTGGGGACTGTGGCGGGCATCATCGTCACCAAGCGCTATGCACTGCGCCTGCCGGTACTGCGCTATGCGGGGCTGGCGCTGGTGGGGTTCGCCGCGCTGATGGTTACCAGCCGCGACCCGCTGATTGCCTACACGGCCGCCGCGCTCGCGGGCTTCTGCATGTTCCTGCCGATGACCGCACTGGTTACCCTGCCGCAGGAGCTGCCGGGCATGACGCCGGGACGAATTACCGTCACGTTTGCGATGTTCTGGTCGATTTCCTACGGGGTGGAAACGGTGCTGATGTATGGCGCAGGACTGCTTGCGGATATGACCGGCGAGCCGGCCACCGCAGCCTATTTTGCCGTGGCCTGTTCCGCGTCGCTGTTCGTATTTTCTTTCCTGTTGCCGGAGAGTGGTAAAAAAGTCGTTGTAGAAAAACTGGAGGCCAGTGATGCGGCAGCTTGATCCCAAACTCAGTGAATGGCTGGCTGCGGTCAATGCCCAGGTTGCCCAGCTGAAAGCGGCAGGTTTCGAGCCGACGCCCATCTCCGCGCGCGAAAGCCTCGCCAACCTGACCCGGAATTTCGTCGAGCCCGGTCCGGAAATGCCGGTATGTGAAACCGTGGTGCATGGTGGCGAATACGCCGTGCCGGTGCGTATCTACCAGCCGGCCAATACCCGGCCCGAAGGTGACGCCGATAGTGCCGCGATCATTTACTGTCACGGCGGTGGCCATATGGCGGGCAGCGTGTCTGTCTACGACCCGATTTGCCGCCGCTTTGCCGAGGCGTGCGGTCGCACGCTGATCAGTGTTGAATACCGCAGGTCCCCGGAAAACCCCTATCCGGCGGCGCTGAATGACCTGCTCAGTGTGGTGCGTCATCTCGGCATGGCGCTGGACAGAAAAAATATTGCACACAATGGTCGCTGGATCCTGATGGGTGACTCCGGCGGCGGTGCACTGTGTGCGTCCGCAACCCGCCTGCTGCAACATCAGCCGCACACGATCGACGCCCAGGTGCTGATTTACCCGAGCGTGGATTACACCCTGCAGATGCCAAGCATCGAGGAAAATGGTCGCGGTTACCTGTTGGAGAAAGAAAAGATCCAGTGGTACTTCGAGAACTACCTGCAGGGTGCCGAGAACCCCAGGCAGGTGTCGCCGCTACACGGTGAGTTCACCCGCAACCTGCCGGCCAGTCTGGTGATCACCGCAGAATTCTGCGCGCTACGCGATGAGGGCGTGGAATATGTGCGCAAGGTTCGCGAGGGCGGCGCCAATGCCGAGCACCTGAACTTCGGCGATATGATCCACGCGTTCCTGAATGTCGAGAATCTGGTGCCGGATGCCTGCGCTCAGGTCTACCGCCACACTGCGGAGTTTCTGCGCGGCGTCTAAGTCCGTTTACACCGCGCTTTTACGAGCGAGGGCGGAAAATAAACTCGTTACCTGTGGCCTGGGAGGCTAAAACTCCAACTTTCGTGGAGCTTTTAGCCAGGAGAACCCCATGGCCACAGAGAACGATCCAAACCTTCCCGGGTCCTCGGGGGCATCCGCCCCCGGCCAGGTCAATTTATCCACCCGCCCCCTGCTGCGCGCGCTGGCCGACAACTGGTGGATCGCGCTGGTGCGCGGCCTCTTCGCAATCCTGTTCGGGGTGCTGACCTTTGTCTGGCCCGGTATCTCGCTACTCAGCCTGGTGATCCTGTTCGGTGTGTATTCGCTGATGGACGGGGTCGTCGCGCTATACGGGGCTGTTACCGGTCGCGGCAAGGTCAGTCGCTCGTCGCTGTGGTGGCTGCTGTTTGTGGGGATCACCGGGATTGCCGCGGGGATTGTCACCTTTGTCTATCCGCAGGTGACGGCGCTGGTACTGGTGATCTTTATCGGTGCCTGGGCGCTGGTCCGGGGCATCTTCGAGATCATTGGCGCGGTCCGCCTGCGCAAGGAAATCGAACACGAGTGGCTGCTGATCTTTGCCGGACTCATGTCGGTGCTTTTCGGGCTGGTGCTTCTGCTAAAGCCCGGTGCCGGCGCACTGGCGTTGCTGTGGTTGATCGGTGGCTACGCCATTGTCTTTGGTATCACCCTGGTCTGGCTGGCGCTTCGCCTGCGCAAGTTGGCACGCAATGCGCATGACCGCTGACAGCCTGTGGGCGCGGGCAACTGGCGGGGCCGTCCCGCCTCTGCCCGGCGGAGTGCCCCTCCCTTGAATGTCGTGGTGGCGCGGGGCAAACTGCCAGGGCCACCAGCGTAATCCAGGGCCACCAGCGTCATCGCAGGCGATAAC
It includes:
- a CDS encoding PAS-domain containing protein, translating into MFSLPLLAAVGLTYLLMLFAIAFWGDRLPAARIRPIKPLLLALAGTYTSAWMFFGVPAQAVTEGWLLPPTFVGASLVLIFGAPLLMRFVRLTKQQGSTSIADFISAQYGGSQWLAAVVALLAVVAIVPYLSLQLRAVADSFLLLAQSVEDSDIRASVVTGVVSVTLGLFAVLFGTRHIDSSVHRNGMLLAVAFEALVKIGALIAVAWFVVYSAFDGTADLARTALASDKVAAIAEARPADTGYFAVVVLGMAAIFCLPRQFHILMIESDDERDIGPVRKLIPLYLAVVSAAVLAVGYGGMLWLPESYTNAERFVLGVPLESGIPWLALLAFVGGLSAGSSMVIIATIALSTMIANTMIVPWWLKRLQQRPAGVALGSDLRRVRRAIIGLLMLAAFGVSELIGSGVSLGTFGLLSLALAAQLAPAMVAAVTWPARWPRLRAAAVVVGLLLGTLVWALSALPAALGGEDWVATTLGLSWNPLSIACVFGLGINAAALIGCSLLQQRWFPGSAAAEVAPVDRARLGELLARFVGEDAAERALAPLQENPEAQRPRASAEHYRDAVEKILAGIVGSTSARRLVRQQGEPEVTAQQLEQASDIYQFGRGLLQSSIDNIDQGISVVDANLNLVAWNRRYLELFHYPAEMIYVGRPVAELVRYNASRGECGPGVVEDHVNKRVEHLRNGTAYRVQRHRTDGTVLEIRGNPLPGGGFVTTYTDVSDYQRALAELTDIRNSLEHKVAHRTAELESVNDELQTLNHELQEASAGKTRFLAAASHDLVQPLNASRLFIDALAAHALEDGSRQLLTRADSALAAAEQLITDMLQIARMDAGDIKPSFAPVSLDSILDDAVAQARLAAEARGIRLRYRRSHLWVQSDERMLRRVVQNLLDNAVKYTREGGVLIGARRKGSGVSLEVWDTGEGIARDQQQAIFREFCRLTPKDSSGQRQHGYGLGLATVERLCRLLNAPIGLSSVPGVGSVFRVRLPRAAARVNTLRPAVSAAGRGAALNLEVLCVDNEPSILEAMAALLSGWGCTVHCAQNREQALAAGEPDLLLMDFHLDDGDNGIDLAADLRAQWHSDVPCVIISAENTNTVKTRAQDAGWQFLQKPLRPAALRALLQQSLRRTSAATKVV
- a CDS encoding MFS transporter, producing MKKYLLEILMFSAYALFAASWVSGAILTPAIQASFGEEGFANATWGSNVITIAKIVGNLAAAALLVRLGAKRAFVLAIILIAAGGLGALAGSYGGWLLSRLALGLGGALAIVYFAPVVMHYFSAEERPLINGINAAAFNTGNLLALLSTTTLLAWLGSWQSVMVLYGVMVLALGVLWWLSAENFSLSGGGSKEEENYGFKQGIKESFNWWLPLAYCGVLFCYISVFALFPLIDGFAVASSHLSAVMIAAGMVGTVAGIIVTKRYALRLPVLRYAGLALVGFAALMVTSRDPLIAYTAAALAGFCMFLPMTALVTLPQELPGMTPGRITVTFAMFWSISYGVETVLMYGAGLLADMTGEPATAAYFAVACSASLFVFSFLLPESGKKVVVEKLEASDAAA
- a CDS encoding alpha/beta hydrolase → MRQLDPKLSEWLAAVNAQVAQLKAAGFEPTPISARESLANLTRNFVEPGPEMPVCETVVHGGEYAVPVRIYQPANTRPEGDADSAAIIYCHGGGHMAGSVSVYDPICRRFAEACGRTLISVEYRRSPENPYPAALNDLLSVVRHLGMALDRKNIAHNGRWILMGDSGGGALCASATRLLQHQPHTIDAQVLIYPSVDYTLQMPSIEENGRGYLLEKEKIQWYFENYLQGAENPRQVSPLHGEFTRNLPASLVITAEFCALRDEGVEYVRKVREGGANAEHLNFGDMIHAFLNVENLVPDACAQVYRHTAEFLRGV
- a CDS encoding HdeD family acid-resistance protein, translating into MATENDPNLPGSSGASAPGQVNLSTRPLLRALADNWWIALVRGLFAILFGVLTFVWPGISLLSLVILFGVYSLMDGVVALYGAVTGRGKVSRSSLWWLLFVGITGIAAGIVTFVYPQVTALVLVIFIGAWALVRGIFEIIGAVRLRKEIEHEWLLIFAGLMSVLFGLVLLLKPGAGALALLWLIGGYAIVFGITLVWLALRLRKLARNAHDR